One Drosophila willistoni isolate 14030-0811.24 chromosome 2R unlocalized genomic scaffold, UCI_dwil_1.1 Seg167, whole genome shotgun sequence DNA segment encodes these proteins:
- the LOC6646589 gene encoding large neutral amino acids transporter small subunit 1: MGERYANGVTTSLVDASNGNGRTASISNSTNSNRIEDSNKLVLKRKLTLINGVAIIVGTIIGSGIFIAPTGVFRYTESVGSSLLIWSICGILSTIGALCYAELGTSITRSGGDYAYLLVAFGPLVGFLRLWIALLIIRPTTQTIVALTFAHYAAKPFFEDCDPPQMAVKLLAAACLCLLTAINCMSVKLSMKVQDVFTIGKLLALVMIILAGLYYMATGQMQNFNNPWEGTYSAQNIGFAFYSGLFAFGGWNYLNFVTEELQDPYKNLPRAIWIAMPLVTGIYVLVNLAYFAVVDKAEMLSSLAVAVTFGNRVFGPLAFMVPIFVALSTFGGVNGVLFTSARLFATGAQEGHLPKFFQLFHVKQQTPIPSLIFTCLMSLLMLLTDNVYSLINYFSSVLWLSVVASIAGMLWLRHKKPNLPRPIKVHLALPIIFMISCTTLVLLPNFKEPLNLTIGIIITLAGIPFYYICIAWKDKPRCYGRLSNALVNLCRGIFNTTIIESNEVLK, from the exons ATGGGTGAACGGTATGCAAATGGTGTGACCACCAGCTTGGTGGATGCATCCAATGGCAATGGACGCACTGCATCCATTTCCAATTCAACTAACTCGAATCGTATTGAAGATTCTAATAAACTCGTTTTGAAACGTAAACTTACCCTAATCAATGGTGTGGCTATAATCGTTGGAACTATCATTGGATCTGGAATTTTCATTGCACCCACTGGTGTTTTTCGTTACACCGA ATCGGTGGGCAGTTCCCTTTTAATTTGGAGTATTTGTGGTATTCTCTCCACCATTGGCGCCCTCTGTTATGCGGAATTGGGAACTAGTATTACACGATCTGGCGGAGATTATGCCTATTTGCTTGTGGCCTTTGGTCCTTTAGTTGGCTTTTTGCGCTTATGGATTGCGCTACTCATAATCCGCCCAACAACTCAG ACAATAGTGGCTCTTACTTTTGCCCATTATGCCGCCAAACCGTTCTTTGAAGATTGTGATCCACCTCAAATGGCAGTCAAATTGTTAGCCGCTGCTTGTCTAT gTCTCCTTACGGCTATCAATTGCAtgtcggtgaaattgtctatGAAGGTTCAAGATGTTTTCACTATTGGTAAATTATTGGCCCTAGTTATGATTATATTGGCTGGCCTATATTATATGGCGACTGGTCAGATGCAGAATTTTAATAATCCATGGGAAGGTACATATAGTGCTCAGAATATTGGTTTCGCTTTCTATTCGGGCTTGTTTGCCTTTGGCGGCTGGAACTATTTGAATTTTGTGACTGAAGAGCTGCAGGATCCATACAA AAATCTGCCACGCGCTATTTGGATAGCAATGCCTCTGGTCACTGGCATTTATGTTCTAGTGAATTTAGCATATTTCGCAGTAGTTGATAAAGCGGAAATGTTGAGCTCCTTGGCTGTGGCGGTGACTTTTGGTAATCGAGTGTTTGGTCCATTGGCTTTCATGGTACCCATTTTTGTGGCTCTTAGCACATTTGGAGGTGTGAACG GTGTTTTATTCACATCCGCAAGACTTTTTGCCACAGGAGCCCAAGAGGGGCATTTACCCAAATTCTTTCAACTATTCCATGTTAAACAACAGACGCCCATACCCTCACTGATATTCACA TGTCTGATGTCCCTGTTAATGCTGCTAACTGACAATGTATACAGTCTTATTAACTATTTTAGCTCAGTGCTTTGGCTTTCTGTTGTAGCTAGCATTGCGGGAATGTTGTGGCTGAGACATAAGAA ACCAAACCTACCGCGTCCTATTAAAGTTCACTTGGCCTTGCCCATCATATTTATGATTAGCTGCACCACTTTAGTCTTGCTGCCCAATTTTAAAGAACCTCTGAATCTAACAATCGGTATTATTATAACTTTAGCTGGCATACCATTTTATTATATATGCATCGCTTGGAAGGACAAACCCCGGTGTTATGGACGTCTATCAAATGCCCTTGTAAATTTGTGTCGTGGTATCTTTAATACAACCATTATTGAATCAAACGAAGTTTTAAAATAG
- the LOC6646588 gene encoding PI-PLC X domain-containing protein 1: protein MQLYIFILATLASGHAANDLKLWLTISAQKRFLEISWINAPTQEFDHIMLTNKDPFSFEERLMSQGTPLAAYNNDEDIGSGDHQGDIIPIHGFTRKPEIESQQRIIQPSRKFWISNGGLNEIVAAVKPTKREQWISTGVPFDYELSRNVTAQTICYGYWASYIDQKGTILAKTCLKAFPRWMNDMRPVIGDLRLRDLFIPGSHDSGSYRPNFDPLIRENLVTKYALTQDDDIRGQLLHGVRYLDIRVGYFRASPEKFFIYHGITKQRPLQEVINQVRDFVHESNEIVIFGLKEFPVGFGKGNGVHRLLVSYLREQFEDLYVHPSATWAASLNDIWSRKQNIIIAYDKSDIIQEFPQLLFSPIDQRWGNVQSWSRLDTYLRQVNELDLGRFSSRPVADMAELTPETWDVILDKHGGLRKMADQVNWRVSILYRDELGKYCNIVAADFIRGTTLVETAIDVNRRRAELF from the exons ATGCAGCTATATATCTTTATTCTGGCTACATTAGCCTCTGGTCATGCCGCAAACGATCTTAAACTTTGGCTTACAATAAGTGCACAAAAAAGATTTTTGGAAATAAGCTGGATCAATGCTCCAACTCAAGAGTTTGATCATATTATGTTGACAAATAAAGATCCATTCAGTTTTGAGGAACGTCTGATGTCACAAGGAACTCCACTAGCTGCCTACAACAATGATGAGGACATTGGTTCTGGTGATCATCAAGGCGACATTATACCTATTCACGGGTTTACGAGAAAGCCGGAAATAGAATCGCAACAGAGAATCATCCAGCCGTCTCGTAAGTTTTGGATCTCAAATGGAGGCTTAAATGAAATCGTAGCCGCCGTGAAACCCACTAAAAGAGAACAATGGATAAGTACTGGAGTTCCTTTCGATTATGAATTATCAAGGAATGTCACTGCGCAGACCATTTGCTACGGCTATTGGGCTAGTTATATAGATCAGAAAGGAACAATTTTAGCAAAAACTTGCCTAAAAGCTTTTCCTCGTTGGATGAATGACATGCGTCCGGTCATTGGAGATTTGCGACTTAGAGATCTCTTTATACCCGGCTCTCACGACTCTGGTTCATATCGCCCGAATTTCGATCCTCTGATTAGAGAGAACCTGGTCACCAAATATGCTCTTACACAAGATGATGATATACGTGGACAATTATTACATGGCGTGCGTTACCTGGATATACGTGTGGGCTATTTTAGAGCCTCTCCTGAGAAGTTCTTCATTTACCATGGCATTACCAAACAGAGGCCCTTACAGGAGGTCATAAATCAGGTCAGGGACTTCGTTCACGAATCCAACGAGATAGTCATTTTTGGACTCAAAGAGTTTCCCGTTGGTTTTGGAAAAGGTAACGGTGTTCATCGTTTATTAGTTTCATATTTGCGGGAGCAATTCGAAGATCTATATGTGCACCCCTCCGCCACCTGGGCTGCCTCACTCAATGACATTTGGAGCCGCAAACAGAATATCATAATAGCGTACGATAAGAGTGATATTATTCAAGAGTTTCCCCAACTGCTATTTAGCCCTATTGATCAACGATGGGGCAATGTTCAGAGTTGGTCACGTCTGGATACATATTTACGACAAGTCAATGAACTGGATCTGGG TCGATTCTCGAGTCGTCCCGTTGCTGATATGGCCGAACTCACACCTGAAACTTGGGATGTCATATTGGATAAACACGGGGGTTTGCGTAAAATGGCTGATCAGGTCAATTGGCGTGTATCCATACTATACAGAGACGAATTGGgtaaatattgtaatatcGTGGCAGCAGATTTTATACGTGGAACCACTCTAGTTGAGACTGCCATTGATGTGAATCGCCGTAGAGCTGAgcttttttga